In Candidatus Contubernalis alkalaceticus, the following proteins share a genomic window:
- a CDS encoding MFS transporter: MDKPKFFYGWVIVFISFLMLLVTSGIVLSFGIFMKPLTSEFQWDRTAVSIAVSSFMLVQGLLSPLVGRLIDRYGPKIVVTLGVFILGVTLIIFGQVNSYFMFFFTYGILAAIGYSTTTLMTNSVLITKWFTEKKGLALGLSMTGFPLGPLVFSPFIGYLIVTFDWRTAALILGGLLIVLLMPLVLLLVKDNPETAANKAVDDGERKKVTFKGLLANKQYLKLAGAYFGCGYTMSMISTHFPANATDLGLDPLVAATAFGIMGGFAAVGTTSAGALSDKFGRKNILSIVYFMRFAALMVFAFAYSPVTLYVGAVIFGLSWTTTGPLTSALTGDIWGVKVMGTVFGFVFLSHQIGAALGAYLGGYIFDYTESYQMAFLSGALILFISGINSFLIQESSKEPGVPVKESYQTKEL, from the coding sequence ATGGATGGGTAATAGTATTTATTTCGTTTTTAATGCTCCTGGTTACCAGTGGGATTGTATTGTCTTTTGGAATCTTTATGAAACCATTAACATCAGAATTTCAATGGGACAGAACGGCTGTTTCCATTGCTGTTTCTTCATTTATGCTGGTCCAAGGTTTGCTGTCCCCTCTAGTAGGCCGGTTAATAGACCGATACGGCCCTAAGATTGTGGTTACCCTGGGTGTGTTTATACTGGGTGTTACTCTGATCATATTTGGACAGGTTAATTCATATTTTATGTTTTTCTTTACTTATGGAATATTGGCAGCGATTGGTTACAGCACTACTACTTTAATGACCAATTCAGTACTTATTACCAAGTGGTTTACAGAGAAGAAAGGGTTGGCGCTGGGATTGTCTATGACCGGTTTTCCTTTAGGCCCTTTAGTATTTTCACCCTTCATCGGATATTTAATTGTAACCTTTGATTGGCGTACTGCTGCTCTTATCCTTGGAGGCTTGTTAATTGTTTTGCTGATGCCTTTAGTGTTGTTGTTAGTCAAAGATAATCCGGAAACCGCAGCTAATAAAGCAGTGGATGATGGAGAAAGGAAAAAGGTAACTTTCAAAGGCCTTCTTGCCAACAAACAGTATTTAAAACTAGCCGGAGCCTATTTTGGATGTGGATATACCATGTCTATGATAAGTACACACTTCCCCGCCAATGCTACTGATCTGGGTCTGGACCCCCTGGTAGCCGCTACTGCTTTTGGGATAATGGGTGGGTTTGCTGCTGTGGGAACTACCTCCGCAGGAGCTCTTTCAGATAAGTTTGGGCGTAAAAATATCTTGTCTATTGTGTATTTTATGAGGTTCGCAGCTTTAATGGTCTTTGCTTTTGCTTACTCTCCTGTCACTTTATATGTGGGAGCGGTGATATTTGGCCTTTCCTGGACTACCACCGGCCCTCTAACCTCTGCTCTTACCGGGGATATTTGGGGGGTTAAGGTTATGGGAACGGTGTTCGGTTTTGTGTTCTTGTCCCATCAGATTGGTGCGGCGCTGGGGGCATACTTGGGAGGGTATATATTTGATTATACTGAGAGTTACCAAATGGCCTTCCTGTCCGGAGCATTGATTTTGTTTATATCTGGAATAAATAGTTTTTTAATACAGGAGTCATCCAAAGAGCCCGGAGTTCCAGTAAAGGAGAGTTATCAAACAAAAGAATTGTAA
- a CDS encoding CobW family GTP-binding protein, producing the protein MKVKIVSGFLGSGKTTLVKHLLEHSGPGTAVLVNEFGDVGIDGELFQGENVDIVELPSGCICCALKNDLILSINELYEKVDPKILIIEPSGVATLSDVMESLTIELIKAPIELEAIITVIEPDLLLEDQEFENLGRFYYDQIGNADLILINKCDINPPEDIEKAAGILQKINPTATIMPAVYCEVTLPVLVSSGEVKMKDEHHHHHEGEHSLKSLAYRRNGNFDPEKVKEFLAQLVKGDFGRVYRAKGFFQGVEGSYHFELVRDKWEISSWEKPLNESKFVIIGESLPDLGSQVDLTAV; encoded by the coding sequence ATGAAGGTTAAAATTGTAAGCGGTTTTTTGGGTTCAGGAAAAACAACATTAGTTAAACATCTTTTGGAGCACAGTGGTCCAGGTACAGCAGTACTGGTTAATGAATTCGGTGATGTGGGAATTGATGGGGAACTGTTTCAGGGGGAAAATGTGGACATTGTTGAGCTGCCCAGTGGATGTATCTGTTGTGCCCTTAAGAATGACTTGATTTTAAGTATTAATGAGTTATATGAAAAGGTGGATCCTAAAATTTTAATTATTGAACCTTCAGGGGTAGCAACTCTGTCGGATGTCATGGAAAGCCTTACCATTGAATTGATTAAAGCACCTATAGAACTAGAAGCCATAATTACAGTGATTGAACCAGATCTGCTTTTGGAAGACCAGGAATTTGAAAACCTTGGCAGGTTTTATTACGATCAGATAGGGAATGCAGACCTGATTTTAATCAACAAATGTGACATTAATCCACCGGAGGATATTGAAAAGGCAGCAGGAATACTGCAAAAGATTAACCCTACAGCTACCATTATGCCTGCGGTATACTGTGAAGTTACCCTACCGGTACTGGTAAGCAGTGGTGAAGTTAAAATGAAAGATGAACATCACCATCATCATGAAGGCGAACACAGTCTAAAATCTCTTGCATACAGGCGCAATGGTAACTTTGACCCGGAAAAGGTTAAAGAGTTCTTGGCACAACTGGTGAAGGGTGATTTTGGCCGAGTTTACCGGGCAAAGGGATTCTTTCAAGGAGTAGAAGGCAGCTATCATTTTGAGTTGGTTAGGGATAAGTGGGAGATAAGCAGTTGGGAAAAACCTCTAAATGAAAGCAAATTTGTTATTATTGGAGAAAGTCTGCCTGATTTAGGCAGTCAGGTTGATTTGACGGCTGTTTAA
- a CDS encoding uroporphyrinogen decarboxylase family protein: MSIKDEMTSLERVVAAVTYQKPDRVPVAPLFSGAASRITGVPFDKWSMDAEMIAQSFLHSQEIIDFDCFVTLIDLSLEAYDFGQKVIFPKNSTAYSDTSDPMIKTADDYYKIKKIDPTQTPRMKMLIDATKTLSKAKGKEVGIVGFVYGPLGVLSQMRGHERLFKDCLKNPDAVLHAQDAITDTIIDFALAQIEAGAHAICIDTLYASGSIMSKKMWEKMEAEHCKKFAEAIHKAGVPLIAHNCGNDIYFDVHEKWMKPAAISHAYPADDCKDWAEHAEKWGKEIVTIGYLTPSMTGLMMTPEEVMEECRREFETFKDCNGGFILACGCEFPPNGHLLNAMAMVQGSKAYCRY, from the coding sequence ATGAGTATTAAAGACGAAATGACATCTTTGGAGAGAGTCGTCGCTGCGGTAACTTATCAAAAGCCGGACAGGGTTCCTGTAGCACCACTTTTTAGCGGTGCTGCCAGCCGGATAACCGGGGTACCCTTTGACAAATGGTCTATGGATGCGGAAATGATAGCTCAATCTTTCTTACATTCTCAAGAAATTATTGATTTTGACTGTTTTGTTACTTTGATTGACCTTTCTCTGGAGGCGTATGATTTTGGTCAGAAAGTGATTTTCCCTAAAAACAGTACTGCTTATTCTGATACCAGTGATCCCATGATAAAAACTGCTGATGATTATTATAAAATTAAAAAAATTGACCCTACTCAAACCCCCAGGATGAAAATGTTAATTGATGCAACTAAGACATTAAGTAAGGCTAAAGGCAAAGAGGTGGGCATCGTTGGTTTTGTTTATGGCCCTTTAGGAGTTTTATCCCAGATGCGGGGGCATGAGCGCCTTTTTAAAGACTGCCTGAAAAATCCAGATGCGGTTCTTCATGCCCAGGATGCAATTACTGATACCATTATTGACTTTGCTTTGGCCCAGATTGAGGCGGGAGCTCATGCTATATGTATTGACACTCTGTATGCCTCGGGAAGTATTATGAGTAAAAAGATGTGGGAGAAGATGGAAGCGGAACACTGTAAGAAGTTTGCCGAGGCCATACATAAGGCCGGGGTTCCTCTAATTGCCCATAACTGCGGCAATGATATCTACTTTGATGTTCATGAAAAATGGATGAAACCTGCTGCCATTTCTCACGCTTATCCCGCTGATGATTGCAAAGATTGGGCTGAACATGCTGAAAAGTGGGGGAAAGAAATTGTAACCATAGGATACCTGACTCCCTCTATGACCGGCCTGATGATGACTCCTGAAGAGGTTATGGAAGAATGCCGCCGGGAATTTGAAACTTTTAAAGATTGTAACGGCGGATTTATTCTGGCCTGTGGATGTGAGTTTCCACCTAACGGCCATCTCTTGAACGCTATGGCCATGGTTCAGGGTTCTAAAGCCTACTGCAGATATTAA
- a CDS encoding CbbQ/NirQ/NorQ/GpvN family protein, with product MKTLKLEEFYLKEEPFYIPQENELQLFELAYHQQIPVMLKGPTGCGKTRFLEHMAFRLNRPLITIACHEDLTTGDLVGRFLLKGEDTVWVDGPLTRAVRHGAICYLDEVVEARKDTVVAIHPLTDDRRILPLEKMGEVIKADENFMLVCSYNPGYQTILKDLKQSTKQRFISMEFGFPEADIEKKILIKESGVKEQIAEKIIQIGSQFRNLKNKGLEEGVSTRLMIYAGKLIGSGVSLKEAVRTAMIYPITDDAYMHKGLGELVDAAVEE from the coding sequence TTGAAAACATTGAAATTGGAAGAATTTTATCTAAAAGAGGAGCCTTTTTATATCCCTCAGGAAAATGAATTACAACTTTTTGAGTTAGCCTATCATCAGCAAATCCCAGTTATGCTGAAAGGGCCCACAGGCTGTGGAAAAACACGCTTTCTAGAACATATGGCTTTCAGGCTTAATCGTCCCTTAATTACTATTGCCTGCCATGAGGATCTAACTACTGGTGATTTGGTAGGAAGGTTCCTGCTTAAGGGAGAGGATACTGTGTGGGTAGATGGTCCACTTACCCGGGCTGTTCGTCATGGTGCAATATGTTATCTAGATGAAGTGGTGGAAGCCCGTAAGGATACTGTTGTTGCCATTCACCCTTTGACGGATGATCGCAGAATACTTCCCCTGGAAAAGATGGGTGAAGTGATTAAAGCGGATGAGAATTTTATGCTGGTTTGTTCCTATAATCCTGGTTATCAAACTATATTAAAGGATCTAAAGCAGAGTACCAAGCAGAGGTTCATTTCTATGGAATTTGGTTTTCCGGAAGCTGATATAGAGAAGAAGATTCTAATAAAGGAGTCCGGTGTAAAGGAACAAATAGCGGAAAAAATTATTCAGATTGGCAGCCAGTTCCGTAACCTAAAGAATAAGGGCCTGGAAGAAGGCGTCAGCACCCGGCTCATGATTTATGCTGGAAAACTAATTGGCTCCGGAGTTTCCCTGAAAGAGGCTGTTCGCACAGCCATGATCTATCCTATTACA